One region of Girardinichthys multiradiatus isolate DD_20200921_A chromosome 1, DD_fGirMul_XY1, whole genome shotgun sequence genomic DNA includes:
- the LOC124869101 gene encoding lymphocyte antigen 75-like has translation MYSTGQWVDMYCDGLYKPVCSNVTGHNVAFVFINTPMSWMEAQRYCREHLTDLAIPRNLSENEKIRAVIPGGVYSWIGLHKDTWKWSDGSLYVFNRWTSGHPTGGEKNAQQVVKVKLVGNSALDLNDPAVLGNLQAELKEKVKEQGVAAEIKLSWKKQLDGKIFYKEKKDQNWKWSLPDEDFYSNDQNIRNWAYAEPTSPWFTAECVHMYDNGLWNDAPCDWHYGFICANISGQTVKFVFINTIMNWTNAQRYCRQHYTDLASVRNLQENEQIRTMKPGVIAWIGLYRDTWKWSNGNLYLFYYWASGQPNGETEKCTSADFSLSGRWNDWSCSLKKAFICYLDAVPFTKQAVKLQLVGNSALDLNDPDVLEKLLEELKQKVEDQGVRADIKLSWKKCPNGKTFCKEKQKDQN, from the exons ATGTACAGTACTGGACAGTGGGTTGATATGTACTGTGATGGACTCTATAAACCGGTCTGCTCCAATGTGACAG gACATAACGTTGCATTTGTCTTCATCAACACTCCAATGAGCTGGATGGAGGCTCAGAGGTACTGCAGAGAACACCTTACAGACCTGGCCATTCCCAGAAACCTGTCAGAGAATGAGAAGATAAGAGCAGTAATACCTGGAGGTGTGTACAGCTGGATCGGCCTGCACAAAGATACCTGGAAGTGGTCGGATGGATCTTTGTATGTGTTTAATCGCTGGACATCAGGCCACCCTACTGGCGGGGAGAAAAATGCGCAG CAAGTGGTGAAAGTGAAGTTAGTGGGAAACTCTGCTCTGGATCTGAATGACCCTGCTGTCCTGGGAAACCTACAGGCTGAG CTCAAAGAGAAGGTGAAGGAGCAGGGTGTTGCTGCAGAAATCAAACTGAGCTGGAAGAAACAACTGGATGGAAAGATCTTCTACAAGGAGAAGAAGGACCAAAA CTGGAAGTGGTCACTGCCAGATGAAGATTTCTACTCAAATGATCAAAACATCAGAAACTGGGCATATGCAGAGCCAACCAGCCCCTGGTTCACTGCAGAATGTGTTCATATGTATGACAATGGACTCTGGAACGATGCTCCGTGTGACTGGCATTATGGATTTATCTGTGCCAACATCAGTG GACAGACTGTGAAATTTGTCTTTATCAACACAATAATGAACTGGACTAATGCTCAGAGGTACTGCAGACAACACTACACAGACCTGGCCAGTGTCCGAAACCTGCAGGAGAATGAGCAGATTAGGACGATGAAGCCTGGTGTGATTGCCTGGATCGGTCTTTATAGAGACACCTGGAAGTGGTCAAATGGAAATCTGTACTTATTTTACTACTGGGCATCGGGACAACCTAATGGTGAGACGGAGAAATGTACCTCTGCAGACTTCAGCCTCTCTGGCCGGTGGAACGACTGGTCGTGTTCTTTGAAGAAGGCATTTATCTGCTACCTTG atgctGTGCCTTTCACGAAGCAAGCAGTGAAGCTGCAGCTGGTGGGAAACTCTGCTCTAGATCTGAATGACCCTGATGTCCTGGagaagctgctggaggag CTCAAACAGAAGGTGGAGGACCAGGGAGTGAGAGCAGACATCAAACTGAGCTGGAAGAAATGTCCCAATGGAAAGACTTTCTGCAAGGAGAAGCAGAAGGACCAAAATTAA